In the genome of Bosea sp. ANAM02, the window GCCGACCCCCTATGGCTGCACGCCGCCGAGCTTCCATCTGCTCGTCGCCTATGCGGTCGCGCGGGGCTGCCAGGTCCTGACCGTCGATGCCGCGCTCGACCGCATGGGCCTCAGGGAGGCGCGGCCATGACGAGGCGACGCAGGCTCCTGGCCATCAACAACTATTTCTACCGGCGGGGCGGGGCCGAGAGCGTTTTCCTCGACCATATCGACCTGTTCGGCGCGGCAGGCTGGGACGTGGTGCCTTTCGCGATGCGCCACCCGGCCAACCTGCCGAGCCCGTGGTCCGGCTATTTCGTCTCCGAGATCGAATATGGCGCAACCGGCGGGCCGCTCGCCAAGGCCCGGCAGGCCGCCAAGGTGATCTTCTCGCTGGAGGCGCGCCGCAACATCCGCAACCTGATCGGGCAGGCGCGGCCGACGGTCGCCCATGCCCACAATGTCTACCATCACATCTCGCCCTCGATCTTCGGCGTGCTCAAGGCCGAGGGCGTGCCGCTGGTGATGACGGCGCATGACCTCAAGATCGCCTGCCCGGCCTACAAGATGCTGAGCCGGGGCAGCGTCTGCGAACGCTGCCAGGGCGGGCGCATCCACAACGTCCTGCTGCATCGCTGCGTCAAGGATTCGGCCGCGGTGAGCGGGCTCGTCCTGATGGAGACGCTGGTCCATCGCAGCCTCGGCCTCTATCGCGACACGCTCGACCGCCTGATCGCGCCAAGTCGCTTCTATCGCGACAAGCTGGTGGCCTGGGGCTGGGACGCCGATCGCATCGCCCATATCCCCAACTGCATCGACACCAGTGGCTACGCTGCAGCAGCCGGCGAGGGCGGCTATTTCGTCTATGCGGGGCGACTCGCTCCCGAGAAGGGGCTGGCCACGCTGCTGCGCGCCGCCGCGCTGGCCCGCCGGACGCTGGTCCTCGCCGGAACCGGCCCCGAAGAACCGCGCCTGCGCCGGCTGGCCGAGAACCTCGGTACCGATGTCCGCTTTGCCGGCCATCTCGGCAAGCCGGAGCTGAAGCGGCTTATCGGCGAGGCGCTGGCGCTGGTTCTGCCTTCGGAATGGTATGAGAACGCCCCCGTCAGCATCCTCGAAGCCTATGCGCTCGGACGCCCCGTCATCGGCGCTGATATCGGCGGCATTCCCGAGCTGGTCGCCGATGGCGAGACCGGCCTGCTGGTCGAGACCGGCAACGCCGCCGGCCTCGCCGACGCGATGGTCGCGATGGCGGAGCTGCCTGCCGCCCGGCGCACTGCGATGGGCGCGGCCGGCCGCGACTGGGCCCAACGCGAGTTCTCGCCCGCCCGCTATCGCGAACGCACCCTCAATCTCTACGAGGCGATCTGCTGATGTACACCCTGATCCCGCCGATCGATGTCCATGCGCCGGCCAGGAAAGTCGTCTTCGTCGGCCTGCGCGGCGTTCCCGACATCCAGGGCGGGATCGAAACTCATGTCGCCGCGATCTCGACGCGCCTCGTGGAGCGCGGCTGGCGCGTCGAGGTGCTCGGCCGCTCGCCCTATCTCAGATCGCGCAGGCCCTATCGCTGGAAAGGTGTCACCGTCACACCGGTCTGGTCGCCGCGGTCGCGGAGCTTCGAGACCCTGCTGCACACGGCCCTGAGCCTGTTCGTCGCGGCGCGGCAGAACCCGGATCTTGTGCATATCCACGCGATCGGGCCGGCGCTCCTGACCCCGCTCGCCCGCCTGCTCGGCCTGCATGTCGTGGTGACGCATCACGGCTGCGACTACGAGCGCCAGAAATGGGGCCCCGTCGCCAGGTCCGTCCTGCGGGCGGGCGAGGCGATGGGGATGCTGTTCTCCCATGCGAATATCGGCGTGTCGAAGGCGATCACGGATGGCGTCCGGCGCCGATTCAGCGTGGGCGCGACCTTCATTCCGAACGGTGTCGAGGCGCCCCTCGCCAATCCCGACACATCCTATCTCGACCGCATCGCGATCACGCCGCAGCGCTACATCCTGTCCGTCGGCAGGATCGTCGAGGAGAAGCGGCATCTCGACCTGATCAAGGCCTTCGCGCGTCTGAACGATCCCGGTCTCAGGCTCGTCATCACCGGCGCGGCCGATCATGCCGGCGCTTATCAACGCGAGGTCGAGGCGGCAGCGGCGGCGACGTCCGGCGTGGTCATGACCGGCTTCCAATATGGCGACGCGCTGCTCCAGCTCTACCGGCACGCCGCCCTGTTCGTTCTGCCGTCGAGCCATGAAGGCATGCCGATGGCTCTCCTCGAAGCGCTCAGCTACGGCGTGCCCTGCCTGGTCAGCGATATCGACGCCCATCTCGCGCTCGATCTCGGGCCGGACAGCTATTTTCCGCTGGGCGCCGTGGACCGGCTTGCGGACGCGATGCGTGCGAAACTGGCCGTGCCAGACCCCGCGCAGAAGGTCCAGCGCGCCGCCGGCGTCCTCGCGGCCTTTGGCTGGGGCGCGATCGTCGACCGCACCATGGAGGTCTACGAAAGCGCATTGCGCGGCTGGAAGCCGGGCAGCGCGCGCCAGACCGGCCGCGGTCTGCGCAAACATGTCGAGCTCGGAGGCCGGCGATGAGCACTGCCCTGCGAAACCTCGAAATGACCGCGCTCGGCCTCGGCTTCCTCGGCCTGGCCTGGGCCAAGAACAAGCTCAAAGGCTACAGCACACCGAACGGCGTGGCGAAAACCGACGAGGAGGGGCAGATCGCCTATCTTCTCGACATCTTCGCCGCGCTGCGCCGCTTCATGCCGCCGGGTTTCGATCTGCGCGGACGGGACGTGCTGGAGCTCAGTCCCGGCGCGTCGCGCGGCAACGGCGTGCTCTTCCTGGCGCTGGGCGCCCGGTCCTATCATGCGATCGACGTGTTCGATCTCGCCGGTGCGGAGGATTCCAGCTTCTACGCGCGGCTGCTCGAGCGCTTCCCGGAAGGCGCCCCCGCCGACCGGGCGCGCGCGCTGACCCTCGCGAGCGGACCGGGTTCGCGCGAATTCGGTTACGCGGTGGGGCGCGATTTCGACATCCCGCGCCTGGCCGAAGGCAGGACGTTCGACCTCATCGTCAGTTGCGCGGCCTTCGAGCACTACGACGACCCGGCGAGCGCCATCACGGCCATGACGCAAGTGGCGCGGCCCGGCTGCGAAGCGGTCCATATCATCGACCTGCAGACGCATTCGCGCTGGATCCGCGAGCACGACCCGAACAATATCTACCGCTATCCCGAAGCGCT includes:
- a CDS encoding glycosyltransferase family 4 protein; its protein translation is MTRRRRLLAINNYFYRRGGAESVFLDHIDLFGAAGWDVVPFAMRHPANLPSPWSGYFVSEIEYGATGGPLAKARQAAKVIFSLEARRNIRNLIGQARPTVAHAHNVYHHISPSIFGVLKAEGVPLVMTAHDLKIACPAYKMLSRGSVCERCQGGRIHNVLLHRCVKDSAAVSGLVLMETLVHRSLGLYRDTLDRLIAPSRFYRDKLVAWGWDADRIAHIPNCIDTSGYAAAAGEGGYFVYAGRLAPEKGLATLLRAAALARRTLVLAGTGPEEPRLRRLAENLGTDVRFAGHLGKPELKRLIGEALALVLPSEWYENAPVSILEAYALGRPVIGADIGGIPELVADGETGLLVETGNAAGLADAMVAMAELPAARRTAMGAAGRDWAQREFSPARYRERTLNLYEAIC
- a CDS encoding glycosyltransferase family 4 protein, translated to MYTLIPPIDVHAPARKVVFVGLRGVPDIQGGIETHVAAISTRLVERGWRVEVLGRSPYLRSRRPYRWKGVTVTPVWSPRSRSFETLLHTALSLFVAARQNPDLVHIHAIGPALLTPLARLLGLHVVVTHHGCDYERQKWGPVARSVLRAGEAMGMLFSHANIGVSKAITDGVRRRFSVGATFIPNGVEAPLANPDTSYLDRIAITPQRYILSVGRIVEEKRHLDLIKAFARLNDPGLRLVITGAADHAGAYQREVEAAAAATSGVVMTGFQYGDALLQLYRHAALFVLPSSHEGMPMALLEALSYGVPCLVSDIDAHLALDLGPDSYFPLGAVDRLADAMRAKLAVPDPAQKVQRAAGVLAAFGWGAIVDRTMEVYESALRGWKPGSARQTGRGLRKHVELGGRR
- a CDS encoding methyltransferase domain-containing protein, whose protein sequence is MSTALRNLEMTALGLGFLGLAWAKNKLKGYSTPNGVAKTDEEGQIAYLLDIFAALRRFMPPGFDLRGRDVLELSPGASRGNGVLFLALGARSYHAIDVFDLAGAEDSSFYARLLERFPEGAPADRARALTLASGPGSREFGYAVGRDFDIPRLAEGRTFDLIVSCAAFEHYDDPASAITAMTQVARPGCEAVHIIDLQTHSRWIREHDPNNIYRYPEALYRLFAFPGQPNRQRPDAYIRSFEAEGWSDVRFMPSRTVDPALREASLRGLAVPFAGRVDMAILDGALTGRYPGIVRSAGVSR